In Shinella sp. XGS7, a single genomic region encodes these proteins:
- a CDS encoding toll/interleukin-1 receptor domain-containing protein: MAKAFLSHSSFDKDFVEQVYAELGAAKAVYDAKTLKKNGDLTEQIRSGIEDCDTYALFLSGSAIKSRWVNAEIDLALELRMKWQVRKFLIFQLDDTKWDELPQWMGRYVVSCPPSPRQVALRLLNELQHPEAPTAECHGRGDEERQLVESLSSSPAPPGYIYASGPRGIGRRTLLSKVYSSYYPHVSEHKIDIPVDQVDGPVDIYRRALAFSANWRASDYKRELERFISLTPGMQAQELAALLRSISIDFNQVVVINLGTSALTEEGRPQAWFTNLTKHLGGGDYPYVWFISQRFLHGSDLVNGIFYHVEPLNENWSNFLFRVLIKKYSISIPSKDEQRLIETSISGHPGLISMVAGYLRQNPRYKPNRTHNNIVKLVNEQVQQILMDLVGEDSEREKAVALFSECNVLSYSDILAIAQEWPEFEGAVESLIDAGLLTSSDADYSLVSYVARAAEHLANKHRTDLAPIRKRILESFDNVEEGSFVSIKLLDARIVAHILEGTPIESYLSNLVMPSQQLKAARRKYDAQDYASSLRLAKEAYGQSTKLSDNGRREAWRLIGLSSARAGRDDEFQTFSKEYPNIKRSSQTDAIFNFGNGLRERLKGNLRSALGWYQKIDLDRYADSHAYRELAYVYCFERNFEKAHVCVTKAHNLAFGNPYVLDMLAMVLLDRFKAERHGVSITDIDTCLDQLRDADQREGTNFFFARSKMRDVIVNNDLNSLSELFSIRRTLPIVAKVALLSMLSLKGKDLQYNELHGELRKAMREKRNPLADIELARIDVEHHCARGQFSEAAVILRAKKMHFTARCCEELERQLPNSFRDQH, from the coding sequence ATGGCCAAAGCGTTTCTTTCACATAGCTCTTTTGACAAAGATTTTGTAGAGCAGGTGTACGCTGAACTCGGCGCAGCTAAGGCCGTGTACGACGCGAAAACACTTAAGAAGAACGGGGACTTAACGGAGCAGATCCGAAGCGGTATAGAAGACTGCGATACTTATGCACTCTTCCTTTCCGGCTCGGCAATTAAGTCTAGATGGGTTAATGCGGAGATTGATCTGGCTCTTGAGCTCCGCATGAAATGGCAAGTTCGCAAGTTTCTCATCTTCCAGCTTGACGACACCAAGTGGGACGAGCTGCCCCAGTGGATGGGGAGATACGTTGTTTCCTGCCCGCCATCGCCGAGACAGGTCGCACTACGGCTCTTAAACGAACTTCAGCATCCCGAAGCGCCGACCGCCGAATGCCACGGTCGCGGTGATGAAGAACGTCAACTCGTGGAGAGTCTCTCAAGTTCTCCGGCGCCGCCGGGATACATATATGCTTCTGGCCCTCGAGGGATCGGTCGCCGAACGTTGCTTTCCAAAGTTTACAGTTCCTACTACCCGCACGTATCGGAGCACAAGATTGACATCCCTGTCGATCAGGTGGACGGGCCCGTCGACATATACCGCAGGGCACTTGCGTTTAGCGCAAACTGGCGGGCCAGTGACTACAAGCGCGAACTGGAAAGATTTATATCCCTCACGCCGGGAATGCAAGCTCAAGAGTTGGCTGCACTTCTTCGCTCAATTTCGATTGACTTCAATCAAGTCGTTGTAATCAACTTGGGCACCTCTGCACTTACCGAAGAGGGGCGACCGCAAGCTTGGTTCACGAATTTGACTAAGCACCTTGGAGGGGGCGATTATCCATATGTCTGGTTCATATCGCAGCGGTTCCTTCATGGAAGCGATCTTGTCAACGGCATCTTCTATCATGTTGAACCGCTGAACGAGAACTGGTCAAACTTCCTTTTCAGGGTGCTTATTAAGAAGTACTCGATCAGCATTCCAAGCAAGGACGAGCAGCGGCTCATTGAGACCAGCATTTCTGGGCACCCCGGACTTATCTCAATGGTGGCCGGATACCTCCGACAGAACCCAAGATACAAGCCAAATCGAACTCACAACAACATTGTGAAGTTGGTAAACGAGCAGGTTCAGCAGATCCTTATGGATCTGGTTGGCGAAGATTCCGAGCGCGAGAAGGCGGTAGCTCTCTTTTCTGAATGTAACGTTCTCAGCTATTCCGATATCCTCGCAATCGCGCAAGAGTGGCCGGAGTTTGAAGGGGCGGTAGAGTCGCTGATCGACGCAGGCCTATTGACAAGCTCAGATGCTGATTATTCTCTTGTCAGCTACGTGGCCCGCGCAGCCGAACACCTGGCAAATAAGCATCGAACGGATCTGGCGCCGATCCGCAAGCGTATCCTCGAAAGCTTTGACAATGTCGAAGAGGGGAGCTTCGTATCGATAAAGCTCCTCGATGCCCGCATAGTTGCCCACATTCTCGAAGGAACACCGATCGAAAGCTATCTTTCGAACTTGGTAATGCCGAGTCAGCAATTAAAGGCGGCTCGAAGAAAATATGACGCGCAAGACTATGCTTCTTCGTTGAGGTTGGCCAAAGAGGCATACGGGCAGAGCACCAAGCTGAGCGATAATGGGCGCCGAGAGGCTTGGCGACTTATTGGGCTGTCCTCGGCTCGCGCAGGACGCGACGATGAGTTTCAGACGTTCTCGAAAGAATATCCAAACATAAAGAGATCCTCTCAAACTGATGCCATCTTCAACTTCGGCAATGGCCTAAGGGAACGACTAAAAGGGAATCTTCGCTCCGCTCTTGGCTGGTACCAAAAGATCGATCTAGATAGATATGCCGATTCGCATGCCTATCGAGAACTTGCATACGTCTACTGTTTCGAACGAAACTTTGAGAAGGCGCATGTTTGCGTGACCAAGGCGCATAATCTCGCCTTCGGAAATCCGTATGTGCTGGACATGCTTGCGATGGTGCTACTAGACAGATTCAAGGCTGAACGGCATGGGGTATCGATCACGGATATCGATACTTGCCTTGATCAGCTTCGAGATGCGGACCAGCGGGAGGGAACGAATTTCTTCTTCGCTCGCTCTAAGATGAGAGATGTCATCGTAAATAACGACCTCAACTCTCTTTCAGAACTTTTCAGCATCCGAAGAACATTGCCTATTGTCGCAAAGGTGGCACTTCTTAGTATGCTGTCGCTAAAAGGTAAAGACCTTCAGTACAACGAGTTGCATGGCGAACTGCGGAAGGCTATGCGGGAAAAGAGAAACCCTCTTGCGGACATCGAACTCGCACGCATCGATGTAGAGCATCATTGCGCTCGGGGTCAGTTTTCGGAAGCGGCTGTCATCCTTCGGGCCAAAAAGATGCACTTTACCGCTCGATGCTGTGAGGAATTGGAGCGGCAGCTTCCCAATAGTTTTAGGGATCAACACTGA
- a CDS encoding tyrosine-type recombinase/integrase produces MSDDEFRAVWEKADQTLRDAMDLALLTGQLPADVLKIKREDLRDGALWIVQNKTKAKRAIEITGELAALIERIGARPRERLSAWLIQDDDGKPLGTFALRSRFDKARRAAGVEFQFRDIRAKAATDTGDLAHSQKLLGHRNREMTEHYVRQRVGERVQPLR; encoded by the coding sequence GTGAGCGACGACGAATTCCGAGCCGTTTGGGAGAAGGCCGACCAGACCCTGCGCGATGCGATGGACCTGGCCCTGTTGACCGGCCAGCTGCCGGCCGATGTGCTGAAGATCAAGCGCGAGGACTTGCGCGACGGCGCGCTGTGGATCGTGCAGAACAAGACCAAGGCCAAGCGCGCCATCGAGATCACCGGCGAGCTGGCCGCGCTGATCGAGCGCATAGGAGCCAGGCCGCGCGAGCGCCTGAGCGCCTGGCTGATTCAGGATGACGACGGCAAGCCGCTGGGCACATTCGCGCTGCGCTCACGCTTCGACAAGGCACGGCGCGCGGCCGGCGTGGAGTTTCAGTTCCGGGACATTCGCGCCAAGGCCGCGACCGACACGGGCGACCTGGCGCACTCGCAGAAACTGCTGGGGCATCGCAATCGCGAAATGACAGAGCACTACGTCCGGCAGCGCGTCGGCGAGCGGGTACAGCCGCTTCGATAG
- a CDS encoding response regulator: MATILVVDDELGIRALLSEILSDEGHTIELAENAAQARATRERMRPDLVLLDIWMPDVDGVTLLKEWGSSGQLTMPVIMMSGHGTIDTAVEATKFGAIAFLEKPITLQKLLRAVEQALVKTAPRAAPPVGALGAGVVGAAGVLPAGVVSPYGRGDAGASALALHGSTGLVGGSGAGLVAPLGGGMHPGALGGAPLNGGLPAGGLASEQLFELDRPLREARDAFEKSYFEFHLAKESGSMTRVAEKTGLERTHLYRKLKQLGVDLSRNKRGGGL; encoded by the coding sequence ATGGCAACCATTCTTGTAGTTGACGACGAACTGGGCATTCGTGCCCTCTTGTCCGAGATCCTCTCCGACGAGGGCCACACCATCGAGCTGGCCGAGAACGCCGCCCAGGCACGCGCCACGCGCGAGCGCATGCGGCCGGATCTGGTCCTGCTCGACATCTGGATGCCCGACGTCGACGGCGTCACCCTCCTCAAGGAGTGGGGCAGCTCGGGCCAACTCACCATGCCCGTCATCATGATGAGCGGGCACGGCACCATCGACACGGCGGTGGAGGCCACCAAGTTCGGCGCCATTGCCTTCCTCGAAAAGCCCATCACCCTGCAGAAGCTGCTGCGCGCCGTGGAGCAGGCCCTGGTCAAGACCGCGCCGCGCGCCGCCCCGCCTGTGGGCGCCCTGGGGGCGGGCGTGGTCGGTGCCGCAGGCGTGCTGCCGGCGGGCGTCGTCTCGCCTTATGGCCGCGGCGATGCCGGTGCCAGCGCCCTGGCCCTGCACGGCTCGACCGGCCTGGTGGGCGGCAGCGGCGCCGGCCTCGTGGCCCCGCTCGGCGGCGGCATGCATCCCGGCGCCCTGGGCGGCGCCCCGCTCAACGGTGGCCTGCCCGCCGGCGGCCTGGCCTCGGAGCAGCTCTTCGAGCTGGACCGCCCCCTGCGCGAGGCCCGCGACGCCTTCGAGAAAAGCTACTTCGAGTTCCATCTCGCCAAGGAAAGCGGCTCCATGACCCGCGTGGCCGAGAAGACCGGCCTGGAGCGCACCCACCTCTACCGCAAGCTCAAGCAGCTGGGCGTGGACCTCTCTCGCAACAAAAGAGGTGGCGGGCTCTGA
- a CDS encoding ATP-binding protein: MSRSARWAWLVSLVAVTGACGVLAFLLSIGATTPRGFFERHYVWLFWLNAAVAAVLVLVIGTASVRLLLRVRRAKFGSRLLLKLAGIFALVGLVPGLLIYTVSYQFVNRSIDSWFDVRLASALEAGLNLGRSTLDGLVNDVAGKTRDAAERLAEASPGTQPLQLLSLERLREQLGARTVALVGSSGQILMSVGGDTSALTPDRPAPALLRQARSAGVGSQIEGLEDEALALQGQARIRALARLPSSELSLGSSDRYLMVVQRVPAQVVGNALAVQTASSEYQQRALERDGLRRMYLGTLTLVLILAVFAAMLLAITLGNQLAHPLLLLADGMRQVAKGDLSAKPVLTSRDELGGLTRSFADMTDQLAEARVQVDLSVLQLEAARSNLQTILDNLTAGVIVFDAQGLIETVNPGATRILRLPLSAYQGRRLEELAPLQAFAQSIWQRFEQLGDNPEAGERGTWQDAFELQLEGNQDTLTLLVRGAQLPPHGRLLVFDDITDLVIAQRSTAWADVARRIAHEIKNPLTPIQLSAERLQHKLEAKLEGTDQAMLVRSVATIVNQVQAMKQLVNEFRDYARLPSAQLKPLDLNALASEVLMLYAEAQEAGRLQAELCSDPPAILGDLTQLRQVIHNLVQNALDAVAEQADGRVTLRTQKAYNEIGELRSLRLQVIDNGPGFAEKVLKRAFEPYVTTKSKGTGLGLAVVKKIADEHGARVRLVNLHPHADESQAPIGAQVSLSFSKFATAPGPADAGIAQRAA, from the coding sequence ATGAGCCGTTCGGCGCGCTGGGCCTGGCTGGTTTCCCTGGTTGCCGTCACCGGCGCCTGCGGGGTGCTGGCCTTTTTGCTCTCCATCGGCGCCACCACGCCGCGCGGCTTCTTCGAGCGCCACTATGTCTGGCTGTTCTGGCTGAATGCTGCCGTGGCCGCGGTGCTGGTGCTGGTGATCGGCACGGCCTCGGTGCGCCTGCTGCTGCGGGTCAGGCGGGCCAAGTTCGGCAGCCGTCTGCTGCTCAAGCTGGCGGGCATCTTCGCCCTGGTGGGCCTGGTGCCGGGTCTGCTGATCTACACCGTCTCCTACCAGTTCGTGAACCGCAGCATCGACAGCTGGTTCGATGTGCGCCTGGCCAGTGCCCTGGAGGCCGGCCTGAACCTGGGCCGCAGCACCCTGGACGGCCTGGTCAACGATGTGGCGGGCAAGACCCGCGACGCCGCCGAGCGCCTGGCCGAGGCCTCGCCGGGCACCCAGCCCCTGCAGCTGCTGAGCCTGGAGCGCCTGCGCGAGCAGCTGGGCGCCCGCACCGTGGCCCTGGTGGGCAGCAGCGGGCAGATCCTGATGTCGGTGGGCGGCGATACCAGTGCGCTCACGCCCGACCGCCCGGCCCCAGCCCTGCTGCGCCAGGCCCGCTCGGCCGGCGTGGGCAGCCAGATCGAGGGCCTGGAGGACGAGGCCCTGGCCCTGCAGGGCCAGGCCCGCATCCGCGCCCTGGCCCGTCTGCCCAGCAGCGAGCTCAGCCTGGGCAGCAGCGACCGCTACCTGATGGTGGTGCAGCGCGTGCCGGCCCAGGTGGTGGGCAATGCACTGGCGGTGCAGACCGCCAGCAGCGAGTACCAGCAGCGCGCCCTGGAGCGCGACGGTCTGCGCCGCATGTATCTGGGCACCCTGACCCTGGTGCTGATCCTGGCTGTGTTTGCCGCCATGCTCCTGGCCATCACCCTGGGCAACCAGCTGGCCCATCCCCTGCTGCTGCTGGCCGACGGCATGCGCCAGGTGGCCAAGGGCGACCTCTCGGCCAAGCCCGTGCTCACCTCGCGCGACGAGCTGGGCGGCCTGACCCGCAGCTTTGCCGACATGACCGACCAGCTGGCCGAGGCCCGGGTGCAGGTGGACCTGAGCGTGCTGCAGCTGGAGGCGGCGCGCAGCAATCTGCAGACCATCCTGGACAACCTGACCGCCGGTGTCATCGTGTTCGATGCACAGGGCCTGATCGAGACCGTCAACCCCGGCGCTACCCGCATCCTGCGCCTGCCGCTTTCGGCCTACCAGGGCCGGCGTTTGGAAGAGCTGGCCCCGCTGCAGGCCTTCGCCCAGAGCATCTGGCAGCGCTTCGAGCAGCTGGGCGACAACCCCGAGGCCGGCGAGCGCGGCACCTGGCAGGACGCCTTCGAGCTGCAGCTGGAAGGCAATCAGGACACCCTGACCCTGCTGGTGCGCGGCGCCCAGCTGCCGCCGCACGGCCGCCTGCTGGTCTTCGACGACATCACCGACCTCGTCATCGCGCAGCGCTCGACCGCCTGGGCGGACGTGGCCCGCCGCATCGCGCACGAGATCAAGAACCCGCTGACGCCCATCCAGCTTTCCGCCGAACGCCTGCAGCACAAGCTGGAGGCCAAGCTCGAAGGCACGGACCAGGCCATGCTGGTGCGCTCGGTGGCCACCATCGTCAACCAGGTGCAGGCCATGAAGCAGCTGGTCAACGAGTTCCGCGACTACGCCCGCCTGCCCTCGGCCCAACTCAAGCCCCTGGACCTCAATGCCCTGGCCAGCGAGGTGCTGATGCTCTATGCCGAGGCCCAGGAGGCCGGCCGCCTGCAGGCCGAGCTTTGCAGCGACCCGCCCGCCATCCTGGGCGATCTGACCCAGCTGCGCCAGGTCATCCACAACCTGGTGCAGAACGCGCTGGACGCCGTGGCCGAGCAGGCCGATGGCCGCGTGACGCTGCGCACCCAGAAGGCCTACAACGAAATCGGCGAGCTGCGCTCCCTGCGCCTGCAGGTCATAGACAATGGGCCCGGCTTTGCCGAGAAGGTGCTCAAGCGGGCTTTCGAGCCCTATGTCACCACCAAGAGCAAAGGCACGGGTCTGGGACTCGCGGTGGTGAAGAAAATCGCCGATGAACACGGGGCCCGGGTGCGCCTGGTCAACCTCCATCCTCACGCAGACGAGTCCCAGGCGCCGATTGGTGCCCAAGTTTCGTTATCATTTTCAAAATTCGCGACTGCACCGGGCCCGGCCGACGCCGGCATCGCGCAAAGGGCCGCGTGA
- a CDS encoding DUF4390 domain-containing protein — MPLFARLFALALLLLALLPGAPARADGVELAQLSVERHEEGLVLNFSTRFELPRAVEDALMKGVPIYFVAEASLQRSRWYWRDARVAQVSRSWRLTWQPLTRQYRVSTGGLHQGYPSLAEALAALRGQVGWRLAELKDLDEDARYYLDFSYRLDTSQLPRPMQIGLGSPQGWALSAERTLQIHPELLSAPGKP; from the coding sequence TTGCCCTTGTTCGCGCGCCTGTTCGCCCTCGCCCTGCTGCTCCTGGCCCTGCTGCCCGGCGCCCCGGCCCGTGCCGATGGCGTGGAGCTGGCCCAGCTCAGCGTGGAGCGCCATGAAGAAGGCCTGGTGCTGAACTTCAGCACCCGCTTCGAGCTGCCCCGGGCGGTGGAAGACGCGCTGATGAAGGGCGTGCCCATCTATTTCGTGGCCGAGGCCTCGCTGCAGCGCTCGCGCTGGTATTGGCGTGATGCGCGCGTGGCCCAGGTCTCGCGCAGCTGGCGCCTGACCTGGCAGCCGCTCACCCGGCAGTACCGCGTCTCCACCGGCGGCCTGCACCAGGGCTATCCCAGCCTGGCCGAGGCCCTGGCCGCCCTGCGCGGCCAGGTGGGCTGGCGCCTGGCCGAGCTCAAGGACCTGGACGAGGACGCCCGCTACTACCTGGACTTCAGCTACCGGCTGGACACCAGCCAGCTGCCCCGGCCCATGCAGATCGGCCTGGGCTCGCCCCAGGGCTGGGCCCTGAGCGCGGAGCGCACGCTGCAGATCCACCCCGAGCTGCTGAGCGCACCGGGCAAGCCATGA